The Cognatishimia activa nucleotide sequence TGTGTTGTTTGCGTATAGATTGAACAAAGCATCGTAGCTGGAGGTTATTGAATCGACAGGGAAATTTGACCCAAACATGGTGCGTTCGGGCGTGAATTGCTCTATTACGGTATCAAGAATTGGACGAAGGCTTTTTTCTGTCCAATCATGTTCAAACATCCCAAGCCCTGAAAGTTTGCAGTACACATTTGGAAGCACAGACAGGGATTTAAGGTTTTCTCCCCATGCTTGGATTCCTTTGTCAGAGCGATCATATGGGGAGCCTGCGTGACACAGCGCGACTTTGGTGTTTGGCGCAGTGGATAAAACATCTGCAGTTTTCACCATCAATTCGGGCAGAAGCTGCAGATCAAAACTTAAGCCTCGATCTGCCAACTCTCTAAGCCTCTCTGCAAATAGCGGATTATCTAAAACCTCGTTCGTGCCAGTTTGCGCGTCCTCGCCCGGCGCCCGACCGATAATCTGACGAACGCCACGGACTGTGGAGAGGCTTTGTATCGCATCTAGCTGCGCATCTGCATCGGGGGCAGTTAAATCACAGAATGCGACTTGAACCATCGGCCAGAGAGGATTGGAATCTGCTATGGATTGAACCCAGCGTGCTTCTTCCAAAGGATCCGCTGCACCCACTTGAATATGCACGGATGCTTCGAAGCCATGAGCTTTGGCATCTGTTGTAAATTCATCCAGCAAATAGTTGCGTTGAATGGAAGCAGGATCACCGAAGAAACGAGGTTCCCCCTTTGCCATGAGCCAAGGGTAGTGAACGGCTGTCAAATCCCAGAGGTGGTGGTGTGCATCAATCCTCATCGTGTCGCCTCTTTGGGCGTTTCAATTCCCGTGCTGCGCTCCAAGATATCAACGCCTTGGCCTTTCCAGAAATGCAGTAGGTCGATGAAAATCCAGTTTTCCTTAAGCTTATCACCTTCGCGACGATAAAGATCGATCACACGAAACTCACCAGGTTTTCCCGTAGCCGGCATGCCCATGAAGCCGCCAGTTGGCGTGGCGACAAAGTTCGGCCAGCCAAAAAACGCACCAAAATGACCTTCACCAATCCGGCATAGATGCTTGGTTTTAGAGCGTTCGGAGAAGGATGCCCTGAAAGGACGAGAATGCTGATCCGCATAACGTGGAATGGTGTAGGTCGATCCAATCCCAGCTGGGCCCCACCAGAGCATGTCTTCATGCCAGGTGCGGCGGAGCTCTTCTTCGAGGGGCATTCCTGAATCCCATTGTCCAAGATCGCGCGCCATTTGTGCAATCACGTCCAATGTCTTTTGCCCCTCGGCAGGATCGTGATCACTAAAAAGAAGTCCGTTATGCATTAGAGGTCCAGGTTGCACGAGATGCGCACCTGTTTCGGGAGGGAAGGGGTTCTGGCCAGCTTGCATCATTAGATGGGGGATGTCGAAATACATCGCTGTCTCGGTGATCTTACCATCTTCGACCTTGTGAAAGGCTGAATAGCGAAGAAATGCGAGCTTGCCAGTTGGGCGAATGCCCAACCAGAGGCTATCAAAAAGCCCCATCAAATGACCCATTGAACACACCCAAACACCACCAGGTTCGGCATAGATGTTGTCACCAGCAAAAAAGATATCCAGGCGTCGTTGCATGCCCGAAAGGCTCTGTTTGAGGGGCTGCCAGAAGCGCTCTGCAACATCCTTTGAACCGCGAATCTCATTAAACGGATGGAACCCGCGCCAGAGCATGTCCTCTGAGCAAAATTCCGTGACAGCGCTAACAACCTCTGAAGGATGCGCAGTATCTAGCGCTTGATAGTAGTCAAGAACGAGTCGCTTTTGCTTTGTGAAGGACACGTTTTTTCCTTTGTTATTAGATGTTTGATTTGTGTTCAGCTTGTCGATGCCTCGCGAGCCACATTAATAATTGCATACGTATGCAAAAAAGTCTTGCCAGAAGTTACCCAGCAGCATTACCGTTTTGCAAACGTATGCAAAATCACCAAAAGAATCCATCAGGGGGATCACATGGCCGAAATTCAATTGCGCAACGTTGGCAAACGTTGGGGATCCTTTGTTGGTGTTGACAACTTTGATCTGACGATTGCTGACAAAGAATTTTTGGTTCTGTTGGGTCCATCAGGCTGCGGCAAAACCACTACAATGCGCATGATCGCCGGTCTTGAGGATGTCTCCGAAGGGGAGATCCTGGTTGACGGTAAGGTCGTGAACGATCTGGAGCCAAAAGATCGCGACGTGGCGATGGTGTTCCAAAGCTACGCGCTTTATCCAAATCTGAACGTCTATGAAAACATCCGCTTCCCATTGCGAGTTCGTGGCATTGATTCATCTACCCATGATGAAAAAGTACGTCGCGCCTCAGCAATGGTTGAACTGGATGACTTCCTGCATCGCAAGCCTGCAGAGCTCTCTGGCGGCCAGCGTCAGCGTGTGGCTTTGGCGCGTGCAATTGTGCGAGAGCCAAACGTCTTCTTGATGGACGAGCCGCTGTCCAACCTTGACGCTAAGCTGCGCGTATCAACCCGCGCTCAAATCAAAAACTTGAGTCACGAACTTGCAGTGACCACGATTTACGTGACGCACGATCAGATCGAAGCGATGACGCTTGCAGACCGTGTTGTTGTCATGAAGGGCGGGGTGGTTCAGCAGGTTGGTTCCCCTACCGACATATATGACAAACCGGCCAACGCCTTTGTCGCCAGCTTTATTGGCTCTCCTGCTATGAACCTTATGGATGGTGAGATGAAAGGCGGCACATTTACCGCAGACAATGTTGAGATCGCAGGTCTGGATGCACCTGATGGGCCATTGACCCTGGGATTTCGTGCAGAAGACGCTCAAGTCGTAGACAGCAAAGCTGAAATCAATGCTCCGATTTACACGATGGAACTTCTGGGCGACGCGACCATGGTGTCCGTTCGCATCGGAGGCGCGCTGATCTCGGTGAAGGCTGACAAAGCCTACCGCGCTGAGATCGATGACACCGTATCAATCCAAGTTCCAAAGGAACATTGCCATTTGTTTGACGCTCAAACAGGTGCGCGATTGGGGGGCTAACCCCCCTGCGAAACCCCGTGACTTTAAGCGGGAAATAAGGGTGCAGCCTTCGAAGATGCATCCAGAACCAACTAGGGAGAACTTGAAATGTTCATGAAGAAACTAGCACTTGCTGGAGGCATGGCGTTGCTTTCAAGCACAGCGGTCGCTGCCTGTGAAATCAACGCACGGGTGAATATCGTTGGTAACGAATTCCCAGCGATCCAAACTGTTGGCGCTGGCGCTTCCGAATGTACCGGTGGTGAAGTGTCCAAAAACCTGACTGCTGACCACCAGAAAATCAATCTGGCTGGTATGCAAGGTGACCCAGCTGAATACACATCTGCGATTGTTGCGAACTCCTCCATCGTTGCACTAATGAACGAAGACGTGATCCGTCCGCTGGACGATCTGGTCGCTGCGCATGGCGAAGGCCTTAAGAAAAACCAGTTGATCACCATCAACGGCAAAGTCATGGCGGTGGCCTTCATGGC carries:
- a CDS encoding amidohydrolase family protein, which encodes MRIDAHHHLWDLTAVHYPWLMAKGEPRFFGDPASIQRNYLLDEFTTDAKAHGFEASVHIQVGAADPLEEARWVQSIADSNPLWPMVQVAFCDLTAPDADAQLDAIQSLSTVRGVRQIIGRAPGEDAQTGTNEVLDNPLFAERLRELADRGLSFDLQLLPELMVKTADVLSTAPNTKVALCHAGSPYDRSDKGIQAWGENLKSLSVLPNVYCKLSGLGMFEHDWTEKSLRPILDTVIEQFTPERTMFGSNFPVDSITSSYDALFNLYANNTEDMHHDAIFGKSANVFYRIGLIS
- a CDS encoding nuclear transport factor 2 family protein — encoded protein: MSFTKQKRLVLDYYQALDTAHPSEVVSAVTEFCSEDMLWRGFHPFNEIRGSKDVAERFWQPLKQSLSGMQRRLDIFFAGDNIYAEPGGVWVCSMGHLMGLFDSLWLGIRPTGKLAFLRYSAFHKVEDGKITETAMYFDIPHLMMQAGQNPFPPETGAHLVQPGPLMHNGLLFSDHDPAEGQKTLDVIAQMARDLGQWDSGMPLEEELRRTWHEDMLWWGPAGIGSTYTIPRYADQHSRPFRASFSERSKTKHLCRIGEGHFGAFFGWPNFVATPTGGFMGMPATGKPGEFRVIDLYRREGDKLKENWIFIDLLHFWKGQGVDILERSTGIETPKEATR
- a CDS encoding ABC transporter ATP-binding protein, whose amino-acid sequence is MAEIQLRNVGKRWGSFVGVDNFDLTIADKEFLVLLGPSGCGKTTTMRMIAGLEDVSEGEILVDGKVVNDLEPKDRDVAMVFQSYALYPNLNVYENIRFPLRVRGIDSSTHDEKVRRASAMVELDDFLHRKPAELSGGQRQRVALARAIVREPNVFLMDEPLSNLDAKLRVSTRAQIKNLSHELAVTTIYVTHDQIEAMTLADRVVVMKGGVVQQVGSPTDIYDKPANAFVASFIGSPAMNLMDGEMKGGTFTADNVEIAGLDAPDGPLTLGFRAEDAQVVDSKAEINAPIYTMELLGDATMVSVRIGGALISVKADKAYRAEIDDTVSIQVPKEHCHLFDAQTGARLGG